The stretch of DNA gtatacacacacactcacaatgctgtgcattgtatgttctgaacatatttttgttgtactattgctacatgttcgattgctaccagcttgtatttataattacctgcatagtatgcatttgattttatgaataaccacatatgtatgctcttcatgcctcatcttcatcatcatcatcatcatcgtcatcatcatcatcatctttattatcacgtgctgaagttttccgacctccttttgttggttaactttttaactttttaattttttaattatataattgtgtgtctatgcgtcccaaggacagattgtaagaaaaggcgtagccttaaatcttaatccttgttaaataaagttcaattcaattctctctctctctctctctctctctctctctctctctctctctctctctctctgtctctctgtctctctctctctctctctctctctctctctctctctctctctctctctctctctctctctctctcactcattctgttttgtttgtttgtgtgggtgatcataaagttttgggagtaaatatcgataataatttgtcttgggcccatcatgttcggtcggtatgtaaaacaatgtccagaaaaatatatcagttgaatagaattaaacactttctagatcagcactcaaggttattatactttaacgcatatatacaaaccatcacagattattgttcaaccatctgggactctgccagtgctaatattttaaaaccattgtatagtttacataggcgagcgctgaaactaattttactgaaacaatccagtcttgtatttgatgattataagaaacttaagattctcccactaaaacaaagatttaaattaaatgaaggcgtgctccttcacaaaatactttccggccgtgcaccacgaactttcgttgcaaactttaaagtcaaaccaaaccgaaagtttaacgtcccaattccaaggatagatctcttcaaatcaagcttagcctattctggtagcgtcctgtggaattctctcccggaatttgtgagagtcccaatgagtctcaatactttcaaaaaacacctttcactgtatttaatgttaaattacgaaaaatcacagtgatggaagacttcgtttggttatattttcatttgtccaaagcatcagtgttcattatatccacacaaaaacactcaaattaataacacatttactcatgcatgtgtattcagcattgttttcactacgttacatatacgacgctttatatttgtgtataatatgtaatgtgtaaatattcataatatgttgttgtttttctctacctttttttctacgttaatatccgtgtaaatatgtgattagattagtcccctctctgggcgagggctggttgaaaaaaagctcgttgtattgcttatgccacaaccctcggaaaaaaaaaaaaattgatttgatttgatttgatttgatctctctctctctctctctctctctctctctctctctctctgctcacccgagtcgtccgtctgtccgtccgtccgtccgaaaaactttaacgttggatatttcttggacactattaagtctatcaacacctgatgtggcctgagggtgtatggttacaagatctcaaaaaacatgtgcggcaacttgacctcacttcaagttcaaggtcacaggggccgtaattgttgtcttaaaaacgaccatttttcacattttcgcattttttttctgaagttatcgagaatggcaaccttagctatgtatgctatacagggcaatgtaagccctatctttggacaccagtttggttgaccttgcttcaaggtcaaggtcgcaagggtcctttaaagttggattgtatacatattttgaagtgaccttgaccctgaactatggaagataactgtttcaaacttaaaaattatgtggggcacatgttatgctttcatcatgagacacatttggtcacatatgatcaaggtcaaggtcactttgacccttatgaaatgtgaccaaaataaggtagtgaaccactaaaagtgaccatatctcatggtagaaagagccaataagcaccattgtacttcctatgtcttgaattaacagctttgtgttgcatgaccttggatgaccttgaccttgggtcaaggtcacatgtattttggtaggaaaaatgtgtaaagcagttcttagtgtatgatgtcattgctaggtttagttatttgaccttgaccctgaaggtcaaggtcatgtaacggtcaaggtcaagcatgtgagtcgtatgggctttgcccttcttgttaattgtttgacatgttaattatgtaaattgtattgtaattaacttaactgatatttcttcttgttattaatcgagtttaggagttaccctcaatgggcgggGGCCGGATAAAAAAAAGCATGTTGccctcgataaataaagttcaattcaattctctctctctctctctctctctctctctctctctctctctctctctctctctctctctctctctctctctctctctctctctctctctttctctctctcgattgtcaaaaaacaaatgtggaactccattcctgatatAATTAAATTTCAAATCCATGAAACATTCAAGGAACATTACATGCGGTTTCTCTTTCAaaacgtgtaagaaatattatcaagcagctggcaaaatatcacTGTACTTTCAGATTGTATTGAAAAACATAATTCTATATAATGCACGAAGGACAttttttatacaaataaatatttctttgttatatatataattttgaaGCATAGCTAAAGAATCaaaatgcatcttaaaatgtcttattgattgctcgacatgttaattatgtcaTTTGTACAGTAGTTAACTtgacttttatttcttcttgttattgtgtCAGGGCGAGgaccggatgaaaaaaagcatgtatacattgcttattctgtcaccctcgataaataaatttcaattccattcaactctctctctctgtgtctctctctctctctctctctctctctctctctctctctctctctctctgtctctctctctctctctctctctctctcacacacacacacacacacacacacacacacacacacacacacacacacacacacaaacacacactcactctttgATTTGAAAAATAGTTGACTAACATTGATGTGTAACTCTACAATTTTTCTTTCAGGCATTGGTGTATAGTCATGAAGGGCATGCCAGAATCGAAGAAGGACCAAAAAGGGTAAAGTATATACATGTAAATAGGTTGGACACTTTGTGTGGCCATGCTCTCGAGAAGTCGAAATCtgtgaatgaaaacttgcattgCAAAATAAACAATTGAGTGAGAGGGGAGAAAATACTTGCCGACAACCTTGCATGCTGGCTggtacaatatatatatatatatatatatatatatatatatatatatatatatatatatatataaaacatcagaaattgtgaaagaaacaattgaaagtcagcagagactttcttccgagatttgttaaaatctcttagcagagaaagagagagaaataagtatcccttcacagacagcctattgggagcatcagaccctcctcaagggggaccgagatttacagagcaaagtccctttgtatatatatatatatatatatatatatataaaatatataGCTGGTGATGTTTTAACTTCAAAACTGGAAGATCGAACTCCTTTTCAGTAATGGTTGTTTGGCAGGGTAAAACACTATGTCCTACCACATCTAAATTTATAGTCTGCTACGTAAACTCCTCTTTTGTTCCACAACTTAAAGGGACATAACTGACTGAAAAACTAAGTCTAATCGCCCTGagagctatacagttcaggTTGGAGTTTGTTATTATGTCATCACACAACAGGAATACCTAAAAAATATTGTTTGAGAGCTCAGTTATTAAAATTAGAAACGACTGGTTTTGATTGGCCTTGCAAGATTGCGTTTCTCCACGCTGCGCCTTCAGTTCACCACGGTTGATTTTGTCGGTCCTAATTATGCCCCTGAAAAACATTGTGTTTCATGCGGTGTTGCTTGAGGTACACTGCAGATTTGAAATCGACCAAATGAGCTACAGAGTTCGGTTCAGAAAAGATGACAACACACAAATGGAATGCCTTAGTATCAGTGTTTGAGCATTCTATTTTTCAAACCATATGACTGTGTTGGGTGGTCTTTTCAGACTGTGTTTATTCTCTGTCGGAAGACTGTGTTTATTCTCCGTCCGACAGTCTGTTTGTTTACACTGTGTTATGCGTTTTAGACACCATAAAGCATGGAATGTGCTAGCTTGCAAGTTTGACTTCCTGAATTCAACGGTATTTATCAGCTTTGAGAAATGTTCAACCattgaaaataaataaaatgtgatGATGAAGAAAATTGGAACTCGATCCTGATACAGGAGAGCTGACATTGATAACCACTCGCCGATTTAAGTTCATTTATTTAATTAGCATAGTTACGCAGCATTTTGGAGCAAATTATAATGGTTGTATTTATATTACAGCACAgggaatgtcccttgaacttttaAATGTCCAATTCATCAGAAAACTTTCCCAAAATGGCTCCTAAGGTGTACTATCTTTAAGATAGCAAATCCTGTGTAACAAGTCTTCATGAGAGTTAGGATGTTTTAATTGCAAGTATAAGCTCCAAATCAGGAGTGATCAAGAGACAGTAGTAGCCACAAACATTTCCATTTAGATGGTTGTCCCCTGCTTGATCTtttgatttcattttatttttgttttattatctCTTATGCCTTACCATGAAACTCGTTGCAGCTTTTTTTGTGGCGTGAGAGCTACAAGCCTTTGCGCAGAGTTGCAGCCACCCAGACTGAGTACCTTGTGATCAACTATAAGGATGGCAAGAAAGAACACAGAAAAGGGTGTGTACTAAAACAATGTGTTAACAAAGAGTTTACATGTGTTTCCTTGTGCATGAAGACACAAACACAGGacttgctagtgccttatctcccTTCATATGTACTCTAGTGTTTGGTGGGTTACATAAACACGAAGGTAACAAAGCAATcagagtatgactgcctaaatggcagggaaAAAATGGTCATAAATGGTACACTCAAATGTACGTAGGAGTTCCAGCcaatgaacacagaagaagaagttttatttATAAGCTGGGATGTTGTTTGGTGTCGGCAGTCAGCAAATCGCAGAAAATGTAACCAGTATTTCAGCAGATCTGCCAAACTTTTTTCTCATTGTGGGCCATGGATAACAAGTTCAATGCTCTAACAActtgagctaccgggccccataaacaacaacagcatgtgTAACAAGTTCAATGCTCTAACAActtgagctaccgggccccataaacaacaacagcatgtgTAACAAGTTCAATGCTCTAACAActtgagctaccgggccccataaacaacaacagcatgtgTAACAAGTTCAATGCTCTAACAACTTGAGCTACCGGGCCctataaacaacaacagcatgtgAGCACCAGTCTCCTAAGAAAGTAATGGtgtacaaatccaaaaacagatagactacAAGTGGTTGACGTACTGTTAGTGTAACGTTttgttgggcggggatgtagctcagtcggtagcgcgctggatttgtattcagttggccgctgtcagcgtgagttcgtccccacgttcggcgagagatttatttctcagagtcaactttgtgtgcagactctcctcggtgtccgaacaccccccgtgtgtacacgcaagcacaagaccaagtgcgcacgaaaaagatcctgtaatccatgtcagagttcggtgggttatagaaacacaaaaatacccagcatgcttcctccaaaaacggcgtatggctgcctaaatggcggggtaaaaaaacgatcatacacgtaaaattccactcgtgcaaaaaacacgagtgtacgtgggagtgtcagcccacgaacgcagaagaagaagaagtttggtcAATAATGAaatgttccaataacctaccattcttgtttttttaaattgtgtaaAGGTGTATATTTATTACAGGCCATGTGTGGAGTTTGTCAATCCAGTAGTACACATCTTTATTCACAAATACTCCATGGAGGCACTGGACGCCAACGAAGCCCTCATTGTGTACACCTACACGATCTCAGACAAGGCTGGTGACAATGCTGGTCACTCCTGCAAGCGTCGCTTAGAGTACGGACCAACGCTGTTCATGCCCAAACCCAATGAATGGCAAGTGGTATATGGTACTGGTGTTTTAATCAtggtttaataaaaaataaaaaataaacaaacaagaaatgtttgttGTGGTAAAGTTAATAATTAGATAATAAGGAacacttattaatcgccccttcctGCAAGGGCTCACGGAGATatacagcaacaaaacatacacacatagacgcacacacacatgcatgcatgcacacacacagacacactgacacacacacacactgacatgcacacacccacacacacacacacacacacacacacacacacacacacacacacacacactctctctctttctctctctatctctctctgaaATACTGTTGATAGGTAAAATACAATCTCCAAGTTAATAGCGTGACTATGTTTGCAGGGTAAAGCCCAGGCTCTCTCAAGTATTCCAAATTTTGGAGTACCTAATTAATTCTCTGTCATTTCCCCTTTTTCCCCATCCTTACCCCCATTCCATTGTGACAAAATCCCCCTTCACCATGCACCCCTAAAATGCATGAGTCGGGGTTCCTGGAGATAGGCACAGTTGCCTAGTGGATAGACATCAGCCTCTCATGTGGAAGATTGAGCGTTCAAATCCAAGCCGCAACTGGTGGGTTAagtatctcccaggtcaactcttcttcttcttcatttcgatcgccgatcacacttggagtccagatcttgagatataattagtggtcctctgcagcgcagccactggcccgtacagcttgttgtgcagggactctggcaatggccagatttcctctctcagcacctggtggttcctgcagtctcgcaggatgtgggccgtgtcctgctctgcttctccacaagaacacatgggggagggcacaacatgcaggcccaggtcaacttatgtgcagacctgctagagcCTTATCagcctttgtgtgtacacgcaagcgcaagactaagtacgcacggaaaagatcctgtaatccacaTAAAAGCATGCATGAAAACATTGAGCATGTATCTTCTGAAAAGGAAGTGTGTCTGTCTAAatgttggagagaaaaaaacaataatacACGTGATGATCCATGTGTGCAAAAACaggagtgtacatgggagttgcagcccttgaatgaagaagaagaagaagggtcACTGGAGAAATTCAGCTGCAATCCTTGTGGGATAGCACTCCAATTTGAAGCTATATCAATATCATGGATTGGGAACTGAAGGAGCCTGGTTGctgctctttttacatttagtcaagttttgacaaaatgttttaacatagacggggaatcgagacgagggtggtggtgtatgtgtgtgtgtgtgtgtgtgtgtgtgtgtgtgtgtgtgtgtgtgtgtagagcgattcagagaaaactacgaaaccgatcttcatgaaatttcacatgagagttcgtgggtatgatatccccagacggttttttgactcacatgcgaagcaaaagtgagtctatgtactcacccgagtcgtccgtccgtccgtccgtccggacgtccggacgtccgtccggaaaactttaacgttggatatttcttggacactattcagtctatcagtaccaaatttggcaagatggtgtatgatgacaaggccccaaaaaacatacatagcatcttgaccttgcttcaaggtcaaggtcgcaggggccataaatgttgccaaaaaaccagctatttttcacatttttcccattttctctgaagtttttgagattcaatacctcacctatatatgatatatagggcaaagtaagccccatcttttgataccagtttggtttaccttgcttcaaggtcaaggtcacaggagctcttcaaagttggattgtatacatattttgaagtgaccttgaccctgaactatggaagataactgtttcaaacttacaaattatgtggggcacatgttatgctttcatcatgagacacatttggtcacatatgatcaaggtcaaggtcactttgacccttataaaatgtgaccaaaataaggtagtgaaccactaaaagtgaccatatctcatggtagaaagagccaataagcaccattgtacttcctatgtcttgaattaacagctttgtgttgcatgaccttggatgaccttgaccttgggtcaaggtcacatgtattttggtaggaaaaatgtgtaaagcagttcttagtgtatgatgtcattgctaggtttagttaccctaaaggtcgaggtcaagcatgtgagtcgtatgggctttgcccttcttgttcattttttcgataaatgtctttgatggcgtcatatccggctttttgggaaagttgaggcagcactgtcacgccctcatttttcaaccaaatttgttgaaattttggtcaagtaatcttcgacgaagcccggacttttggtattgcatttcagctttgaggcTTTAAAACTAGttattagtttgctcattaaagttgtcctTAAAAGcaaattttcactaacagatttaaaaaagattgcatcgtatttctcaatttctcctgaattcaaaaatatatacatatgtcatgtttactccaaactgtgctcagaatgacagaaaataggttaagtaggCCTAAGTACTGCGTTTGCACGCTACGCGGAGATCTCGGTCTTTGGCTGTGGTTAGTCTAGCCTATCTTAAATATTGTCTCGGCGATGACTATTTGTTGGTGTTAAATCTGTATGCCGACAACTTGACTAaagtaaatgtttttatatcgcttcacgcgacttgttattacttGTGATTATTCTTTAATCTGTATGATTATattttatgtatttgtttatttgaattgtattttttattttgcagGCTACATCACTTCGTCTGGCATGGCACAGACCCGGAAAACAAGACGCGTTTTATTCCCAAATACAACAAGTTCACCAAGTTACGCATCATCCCGGACCAGTTCTACTACAATGTGGGTTTCCTTTAGTTTGTAGACCTGAGATATGCGTTCAAATGCAGTTTCACAGACAAATGAACACTTCCCGCCATTACAAGTTTTTGCAATGtgtgtgtcatttcattcatttGGGACCCTGTATCTTTTTAAAATGATCTTTGATTATGAATTGGGCAGATCCTTATTTCTTCATGATTTTTTTAGATTTCTTGAGGTCTTAAAgagtaggttccactgtactgcaaTTCTAATTTAAAATGTTGTGATTGTGACACAGGCGGATGAAATCAGAACATCTGATGATGCACTGGTGAGAGTGAAGCTGATGATGTTCTATGAACTACAGAATGTGGAGCGAATGGTGAGaactttttattatattttacCGCAGacattttgtgtatttgtgtgtgtgtgtgccgtttaTGATATGGCCTTTCTGGAGGTTTTAGATTTTAAAACATAATTGTTACTTTTTAGTGAAAATGCAAAATGTAATGTTCAACTTAAATTTTATCACCAGGATGTATAAAATGCCGAACTGAATGCTATCTGCATCAAGTAAGTTGTTTCCCTAACATTTGTTAGaaatgaaagagaaaaaaaaagtagtaaaAGTAACTGACCACTGTCGGTTATGTGAAATTATGAATACTCAAAAATGTCAGGAAGCTGGTAGCAACATTAACAGATATGCGTCGTATGTAGCATTGTGTATAGAGTGAGTGCATACCTGGGAGCAGCATATATGGGTAGTCCAGTGTGTGATATTGGTAGTAGTTAGGTTAATttatgactattccaactttctttctttttattttttggttgttgtgtgtctgtttttcttaACTCTTAAAGCTGATGATAACTTAAGtgtctttttcttcattttagCTTGACTCTACCACTGATCCTATTGCGGACTTCATTAAGTGAGTACATGCTGAAACTAACGATGATAAAAACAAAGAACCACAGTATAGTGACTGCAGTTGTGCACTGACTGTTCATAATGGGTGGAACAAGATATTAACTGTTAATCTTGATCTGGGTCAATTGAAtgtcacattttggtcaaaaatacagcTAATATTCATGTATTGATTAATTTTAGTTAGAATTCTTCTTACATTTTTACGATTGAATGCACAGAACAAAGCACTTATTTTAGTCTTGACctgccgcctaaatatgagttttaGTCGACCTCTGATATCACAATGGCTCAAAAAAGGAAGAGTCAATGTTAAGTTGATACATTAATGATTTACGAATACGATACCCATACATGCACAGTCTGGTGGTAACCTTAAATATTGAAGTCACTGAGACAAATTTCGTTCACAAAATTCTTTTCCGCTTACTTGTGAGACATGCAGAAGTGACAGAATTTTTACATGATGCCTTTATTCACATTATGATGTCTTTTCatactttgtttggcttttgacGTCAGAAATTTCATTACGAAAAGGGTGGTAAAAAAGAGACATCTTGGGTTCTTTAATCGATATATCATAATAACTGTTATTCTTGTTGACAATTAAGTTCTTTTTGTAATTTATTGATTTTTGTTGATTCCTCGCTCAGTCTTTTTTAAAGTAGTTGATACCATGTTGCATGTGCTTGGTTCAGATGGATCTAAATATGCAAAGTGTGTGAGTTGACTTGTTCACATCCTTGTTTGCAGGGAAATCAGAGAGATTAAAATGTCATCAAATTATTTTAATATTTGTAGTGCTCATTTGTTGCGACCGTGCCAATTGTTTTGTTATATATGCacatgtttctttttttttattttgtagcTGTTTGTGTGCTGATGTGGTCGCCTATGCATCAAAGAAAACGTGAGtggttttacattttaaaaggtgtgggtgtatgtgtgagatAAATTAAActgatatcaatcaatcaatcaatcaatcaatcaatatgaggcttatttcgcgcgtattccgtgggtacagttctaagcgcagggatttatttatttatttattttttatttttattttatgcaatttatatcgcgcacatattcaaggcgcagggatttatttatgccgtgtgagatggaatttttttacacaatacatcacgcattcacatcggccagcagatcgcagccattttggcgcatatcctacttttcacggcctattattccaagtcacacggataTTTTGGTGgacctttttatctatgcctatacaatttttccagcaaagacccttttgtcaatcgtgggatctttaacgtgcacaccccaatgtagtgtacacgatacaATAAAAATGACAAATCTGCCTAAGTCAAGACttctccccttttaagaccttcattGCTTCTCTGcactttctcttcataacctggactgggtggccgagtggtaacgcacttgcactaggaagcgagaggttgcgagttcgaccctgggtcagggcgttagcaatttttcccccccctttcctaacctaggtggtgggttcaagtgctagtctttcggatgagacgaaaaaccgaggtcccttcgtgtacactacattggggtgtgcacgttaaagatcccacgattgacaaaagggtcttttctggcaaaattgtataggcatagataaaaaatgtccaccaaatacccgtgtgacttggaataaaggccgtgaaaggtgaatgctcgcccaaatgggcttgaggtttgctggccgatgtgaatgcgtgatatattgtgtaaaaaattccatctcacacggcattaataggtaacattagttattgtaaagcgcattgagcatatatatattattatgcgctatagcaaatgtccattattattattattattattattaacctgtgtaaatttacctccattttcacactccctctttttttaagacctgattttctcagagtgTTTAaggccatcccttcacttggacacgtaccaaaaatgaacatccTGACTGTCCTGTGTtgaattaaaattaattttgaaTTGATTTCAGAAAACCACCAGTGTTCGTTAAAAACTTAATTCATACAAAAATGTCCACTGTGCACTCAGAGCACCCAGGCTATGTGTCCCATGTAAGGGAAGGAATAGTCTAAACCCTTGTGAAAGCCAGGGTAggcagatctgatatagtgagAAATTCCCTCTTGTGACAGGATTAGGACTGTGCCTTTTATTGTGGTGTTTTCCCTGTCTGCTGCAGGTATCTGGAGTTCATTGAACAGGCCGGAGAGCTGAACGACCTTCAGAATTTCCCTCGTCTTGTGGAGCGCTGTCAGGAGATTGGTTATGGGGTCAGCAAGGTCGTGTTCCGTGGTTACCACGCCCATgacaaactgcagaaaatgcaCGACCATGCTATCGCGCGACGCACTGAGCTCAAACTGTCGGTGAGATTTtgttgtgtgttagtgtgtgtgtgttactgtgtgtgtgtccatgtgtgttttgtgttaaaGATATACAACACCGATGCATGTACAGCCTGGGGGTGACCTCACAAGTATCTTTCCTCTGCTGATATGAGTAAGTCGCCGAGACAATTACAATCCTCTTTCTCAAAATTCTTTGTCAGTTCCTGGGAAACATGCATGCAGACAAAGTAGCAGAATTCTTATGTGATGCCATGATTCG from Littorina saxatilis isolate snail1 linkage group LG13, US_GU_Lsax_2.0, whole genome shotgun sequence encodes:
- the LOC138983719 gene encoding uncharacterized protein is translated as MTVGWRTLDVGEKALVYSHEGHARIEEGPKRLFLWRESYKPLRRVAATQTEYLVINYKDGKKEHRKGPCVEFVNPVVHIFIHKYSMEALDANEALIVYTYTISDKAGDNAGHSCKRRLEYGPTLFMPKPNEWLHHFVWHGTDPENKTRFIPKYNKFTKLRIIPDQFYYNADEIRTSDDALVRVKLMMFYELQNVERMLDSTTDPIADFINCLCADVVAYASKKTYLEFIEQAGELNDLQNFPRLVERCQEIGYGVSKVVFRGYHAHDKLQKMHDHAIARRTELKLSYEKEEQEQALVDSKLNAEVSRMKQEQKMQLNALEHKEEMEREQLTHKLTMEKEKHTQALLKQQQEHTARLRAKKMVDSQKLSHLGALHHLAVNLNKVLLAQSCRPKEVVQVVTENDSANVHLHYS